The Salvelinus namaycush isolate Seneca chromosome 8, SaNama_1.0, whole genome shotgun sequence genome has a segment encoding these proteins:
- the LOC120052511 gene encoding deoxynucleotidyltransferase terminal-interacting protein 2-like isoform X1, with translation MVATRRGVRVCSPTKTNSDESSGVTATPASTRRTRRTADKGETATQSEVTSDSQRDVRSKAQSTTGKRKTRVSKRETVSANQVDSTHEADVSESESCCSAISDMEAIPDTQPARRGQRRAAGGDQPDSTKEEDVSEVDSCSLSVSRRPNTRRATRSLRKAVLTDSAKKDNDVSEAESCSSVVSESKVPGSQTRVTRRTAVSSSRASSKCHTEDTELSDPESCVSGDQTSTVRRVTRSRKGRFVEAIPMHLEETTDGSNSPLPRRRSRGKGCPCDPQSPQDSESFESGPSMTPRRSTRRLSGLKKTGTTVSDSESDLTDVYTPLGSPRSVRGRGTPCSSRTGSNSSSRAAPVTRLTAKALDILVEKALCESDKVRASEVAEESVVLEDTVDADPDCSMIEEVGEEDKTLTLEDVVMGEPAAPIQDAAPAREHTGSVTVSEDAEMPEVTSVQQDSAETTAREDPENNTSMVDVPVQENIQEKVTICESADTEMAEAVCEPAVEAEDQQRELSTEDAADADAPVIIEQETMTPADSQVSLKQTVKVAACENVMSPVIVVSEEEEEKTVDVNTHTDPPLEVKNQECKAVPSEEAMDVSSTLVTENKTADKDEAPHTTEPIKVTSRLSLKVSVSDADKLEESRDCVIIQKSGVISLLESSDNEEDDDGISQHSGEGDERKRKDSDGDEEAVCIEEVAGPSRPQAAAQSSADGLFVIDTRPGLQSDESYYVDEKEEGDTEAIEEAQDEEEFVDEEGDDDDDEDEQVLFTSRNPHLKELSSRIDPGLKVKELGGLYINFDGSKSKTVSNSLKEQKSQDELMKKSVIGPEFEKRDAVPPYRESKQAAKLKRKEERDKTTGAGWFNMRAPEMTEELKGDLKALKMRGAMDPKRFYKKNDRDGFPKYFQVATVVDNPVDFYHSRVPKKDRKRTMVEELLADAEFRHNNKKKYRQIMTEKAAIGAGKKNRKSNKFRK, from the exons GCCACTCCAGCGTCCACTCGGAGAACCAGGAGGACAGCTGATAAAGGGGAGACTGCAACCCAGTCTGAGGTGACCAGTGACTCCCAGCGAGATGTTCGCTCCAAGGCCCAGAGCACCACCGGGAAGAGGAAGACCAGGGTGTCTAAACGTGAAACTGTCTCTGCTAACCAGGTAGACTCCACTCATGAAGCTGACGTGTCCGAGTCAGAGTCCTGCTGTTCTGCTATATCAGATATGGAGGCTATCCCCGACACACAGCCAGCTCGCAGGGGCCAAAGGAGAGCTGCAGGTGGGGACCAGCCTGACTCTACGAAGGAGGAGGACGTGTCTGAGGTAGACTCTTGTTCATTGTCTGTCTCCAGAAGACCAAACACTCGCAGAGCCACCAGGAGTCTGAGGAAGGCTGTTCTCACGGACTCTGCCAAAAAGGACAATGATGTTTCAGAGGCCGAGTCCTGCAGCTCTGTGGTGTCTGAGTCCAAGGTGCCTGGCTCGCAGACCAGAGTGACCAGGAGGACTGCCGTGTCCAGCAGCCGGGCTTCTTCAAAGTGTCACACTGAGGACACAGAGCTTTCTGATCCTGAGTCCTGTGTCTCTGGTGATCAGACCTCCACAGTGCGCAGAGTTACCAGAAGCAGGAAAGGAAGGTTTGTTGAAGCTATCCCCATGCATTTGGAGGAAACCACTGATGGCTCCAACTCTCCTCTACCCCGCAGGAGAAGCAGAGGTAAAGGATGTCCCTGTGACCCCCAGAGTCCCCAGGACTCAGAGAGCTTTGAGTCTGGGCCAAGCATGACTCCCAGGAGGTCCACTCGCAGGCTGTCTGGGCTGAAAAAAACAGGCACCACTGTTTCAGACTCTGAGTCTGACCTGACTGATGTGTATACCCCTCTGGGGAGCCCTAGGTCAGTGAGAGGTAGGGGCACTCCCTGCAGTAGTCGCACTGGATCCAACAGCAGTTCCAGGGCAGCACCAGTTACCCGGCTGACAGCCAAGGCCCTGGATATACTAGTTGAGAAAGCCCTATGCGAGTCAGATAAGGTGAGAGCATCTGAGGTTGCTGAAGAAAGTGTAGTGTTGGAGGACACAGTCGATGCTGATCCAGACTGCTCCATGATAGAAGAAGTGGGGGAAGAAGATAAGACTCTAACCCTTGAGGATGTAGTGATGGGTGAACCAGCAGCGCCCATCCAAGATGCAGCACCTGCTCGGGAGCATACAGGGAGTGTGACAGTCTCTGAGGATGCAGAGATGCCAGAGGTCACTAGTGTACAACAGGATTCAGCCGAGACAACCGCCAGGGAAGACCCAGAGAATAATACCTCTATGGTGGATGTCCCTGTTCAGGAAAACATACAGGAGAAGGTGACCATCTGTGAGAGTGCTGATACAGAGATGGCTGAGGCAGTCTGTGAGCCTGCAGTGGAAGCagaagaccagcagagggagctgTCCACTGAGGATGCAGCCGATGCGGACGCCCCAGTGATAATTGAACAGGAGACGATGACGCCAGCCGATTCACAAGTCTCTCTTAAGCAAACAGTAAAAGTAGCAGCGTGTGAAAATGTAATGTCCCCTGTTATAGTCGtgtctgaggaagaggaggaaaagaCCGTGGATGTAAACACCCACACAGATCCTCCATTGGAGGTAAAGAACCAGGAATGTAAGGCAGTGCCTAGTGAGGAGGCTATGGATGTCAGCAGCACACTAGTAACTGAGAATAAAACGGCTGACAAAGATGAAGCCCCTCACACCACAGAGCCCATTAAGGTGACCTCCAGACTGAGCCTGAAGGTCAGTGTATCTGATGCCGACAAGCTAGAGGAGTCCAGAGACTGTGTCATCATACAGAAATCTGGCGTGATCAGTCTGCTGGAGAGCAGTGACAATGAAGAGGATGACGACGGCATCAGTCAGCATTCTGGGGAAGGGGATGAGAGGAAAAGAAAGGATTCTGATGGTGACGAGGAAGCTGTCTGTATAGAGGAGGTGGCGGGCCCATCCAGACCCCAAGCTGCTGCTCAGTCCTCAGCTGATGGCCTGTTTGTCATAGACACCCGGCCTGGCCTTCAGTCAGATGAAAGTTACTACGTGGATGAGAAGGAAGAGGGAGACACGGAGGCCATTGAAGAAGCGCAAGATGAGGAAGAATTTGTTGATGAAGagggagatgatgatgatgacgaagaTGAACAAGTCCTCTTCACAAGCAGAAATCCACATTT GAAAGAGTTGTCCAGCCGTATTGACCCGGGCCTGAAAGTGAAGGAGCTTGGGGGATTATACATCAATTTCGATGGCAGCAAATCAAAGACAGTCTCTAACTCCCTGAAGGAACAGAAGAGCCAAGATGAG TTGATGAAGAAGAGTGTTATTGGCCCAGAGTTTGAGAAGAGAGATGCTGTGCCTCCATACAGGGAGTCCAAACAGGCTGCGAAACTGAAGCGCAAA GAGGAGAGGGACAAGACCACTGGAGCCGGCTGGTTTAACATGAGGGCTCCAGAAATGACAGAGGAATTAAAGGGTGACCTCAAAGCACTGAAAATGCGTGGAGCAATGGACCCCAAGCGGTTTTATAAGAAGAATGATAGAGATGGATTCCCCAAGTACTTCCAG GTTGCTACAGTAGTAGATAACCCTGTGGACTTCTACCATTCCCGTGTCCCGAAGAAAGACCGGAAGAGAACCATGGTGGAGGAGTTGCTTGCTGATGCAGAGTTCAGACA CAACAACAAGAAGAAATACCGACAGATCATGACAGAAAAAGCAGCCATTGGTGCTGGCAAGAAGAATAGGAAGAGTAATAAGTTCAGAAAGTAA
- the LOC120052511 gene encoding deoxynucleotidyltransferase terminal-interacting protein 2-like isoform X2, with translation MVATRRGVRVCSPTKTNSDESSGVTATPASTRRTRRTADKGETATQSEVTSDSQRDVRSKAQSTTGKRKTRVSKRETVSANQVDSTHEADVSESESCCSAISDMEAIPDTQPARRGQRRAAGGDQPDSTKEEDVSEVDSCSLSVSRRPNTRRATRSLRKAVLTDSAKKDNDVSEAESCSSVVSESKVPGSQTRVTRRTAVSSSRASSKCHTEDTELSDPESCVSGDQTSTVRRVTRSRKGRFVEAIPMHLEETTDGSNSPLPRRRSRGKGCPCDPQSPQDSESFESGPSMTPRRSTRRLSGLKKTGTTVSDSESDLTDVYTPLGSPRSVRGRGTPCSSRTGSNSSSRAAPVTRLTAKALDILVEKALCESDKVRASEVAEESVVLEDTVDADPDCSMIEEVGEEDKTLTLEDVVMGEPAAPIQDAAPAREHTGSVTVSEDAEMPEVTSVQQDSAETTAREDPENNTSMVDVPVQENIQEKVTICESADTEMAEAVCEPAVEAEDQQRELSTEDAADADAPVIIEQETMTPADSQVSLKQTVKVAACENVMSPVIVVSEEEEEKTVDVNTHTDPPLEVKNQECKAVPSEEAMDVSSTLVTENKTADKDEAPHTTEPIKVTSRLSLKVSVSDADKLEESRDCVIIQKSGVISLLESSDNEEDDDGISQHSGEGDERKRKDSDGDEEAVCIEEVAGPSRPQAAAQSSADGLFVIDTRPGLQSDESYYVDEKEEGDTEAIEEAQDEEEFVDEEGDDDDDEDEQVLFTSRNPHLKELSSRIDPGLKVKELGGLYINFDGSKSKTVSNSLKEQKSQDELMKKSVIGPEFEKRDAVPPYRESKQAAKLKRKEERDKTTGAGWFNMRAPEMTEELKGDLKALKMRGAMDPKRFYKKNDRDGFPKYFQVATVVDNPVDFYHSRVPKKDRKRTMVEELLADAEFRQT, from the exons GCCACTCCAGCGTCCACTCGGAGAACCAGGAGGACAGCTGATAAAGGGGAGACTGCAACCCAGTCTGAGGTGACCAGTGACTCCCAGCGAGATGTTCGCTCCAAGGCCCAGAGCACCACCGGGAAGAGGAAGACCAGGGTGTCTAAACGTGAAACTGTCTCTGCTAACCAGGTAGACTCCACTCATGAAGCTGACGTGTCCGAGTCAGAGTCCTGCTGTTCTGCTATATCAGATATGGAGGCTATCCCCGACACACAGCCAGCTCGCAGGGGCCAAAGGAGAGCTGCAGGTGGGGACCAGCCTGACTCTACGAAGGAGGAGGACGTGTCTGAGGTAGACTCTTGTTCATTGTCTGTCTCCAGAAGACCAAACACTCGCAGAGCCACCAGGAGTCTGAGGAAGGCTGTTCTCACGGACTCTGCCAAAAAGGACAATGATGTTTCAGAGGCCGAGTCCTGCAGCTCTGTGGTGTCTGAGTCCAAGGTGCCTGGCTCGCAGACCAGAGTGACCAGGAGGACTGCCGTGTCCAGCAGCCGGGCTTCTTCAAAGTGTCACACTGAGGACACAGAGCTTTCTGATCCTGAGTCCTGTGTCTCTGGTGATCAGACCTCCACAGTGCGCAGAGTTACCAGAAGCAGGAAAGGAAGGTTTGTTGAAGCTATCCCCATGCATTTGGAGGAAACCACTGATGGCTCCAACTCTCCTCTACCCCGCAGGAGAAGCAGAGGTAAAGGATGTCCCTGTGACCCCCAGAGTCCCCAGGACTCAGAGAGCTTTGAGTCTGGGCCAAGCATGACTCCCAGGAGGTCCACTCGCAGGCTGTCTGGGCTGAAAAAAACAGGCACCACTGTTTCAGACTCTGAGTCTGACCTGACTGATGTGTATACCCCTCTGGGGAGCCCTAGGTCAGTGAGAGGTAGGGGCACTCCCTGCAGTAGTCGCACTGGATCCAACAGCAGTTCCAGGGCAGCACCAGTTACCCGGCTGACAGCCAAGGCCCTGGATATACTAGTTGAGAAAGCCCTATGCGAGTCAGATAAGGTGAGAGCATCTGAGGTTGCTGAAGAAAGTGTAGTGTTGGAGGACACAGTCGATGCTGATCCAGACTGCTCCATGATAGAAGAAGTGGGGGAAGAAGATAAGACTCTAACCCTTGAGGATGTAGTGATGGGTGAACCAGCAGCGCCCATCCAAGATGCAGCACCTGCTCGGGAGCATACAGGGAGTGTGACAGTCTCTGAGGATGCAGAGATGCCAGAGGTCACTAGTGTACAACAGGATTCAGCCGAGACAACCGCCAGGGAAGACCCAGAGAATAATACCTCTATGGTGGATGTCCCTGTTCAGGAAAACATACAGGAGAAGGTGACCATCTGTGAGAGTGCTGATACAGAGATGGCTGAGGCAGTCTGTGAGCCTGCAGTGGAAGCagaagaccagcagagggagctgTCCACTGAGGATGCAGCCGATGCGGACGCCCCAGTGATAATTGAACAGGAGACGATGACGCCAGCCGATTCACAAGTCTCTCTTAAGCAAACAGTAAAAGTAGCAGCGTGTGAAAATGTAATGTCCCCTGTTATAGTCGtgtctgaggaagaggaggaaaagaCCGTGGATGTAAACACCCACACAGATCCTCCATTGGAGGTAAAGAACCAGGAATGTAAGGCAGTGCCTAGTGAGGAGGCTATGGATGTCAGCAGCACACTAGTAACTGAGAATAAAACGGCTGACAAAGATGAAGCCCCTCACACCACAGAGCCCATTAAGGTGACCTCCAGACTGAGCCTGAAGGTCAGTGTATCTGATGCCGACAAGCTAGAGGAGTCCAGAGACTGTGTCATCATACAGAAATCTGGCGTGATCAGTCTGCTGGAGAGCAGTGACAATGAAGAGGATGACGACGGCATCAGTCAGCATTCTGGGGAAGGGGATGAGAGGAAAAGAAAGGATTCTGATGGTGACGAGGAAGCTGTCTGTATAGAGGAGGTGGCGGGCCCATCCAGACCCCAAGCTGCTGCTCAGTCCTCAGCTGATGGCCTGTTTGTCATAGACACCCGGCCTGGCCTTCAGTCAGATGAAAGTTACTACGTGGATGAGAAGGAAGAGGGAGACACGGAGGCCATTGAAGAAGCGCAAGATGAGGAAGAATTTGTTGATGAAGagggagatgatgatgatgacgaagaTGAACAAGTCCTCTTCACAAGCAGAAATCCACATTT GAAAGAGTTGTCCAGCCGTATTGACCCGGGCCTGAAAGTGAAGGAGCTTGGGGGATTATACATCAATTTCGATGGCAGCAAATCAAAGACAGTCTCTAACTCCCTGAAGGAACAGAAGAGCCAAGATGAG TTGATGAAGAAGAGTGTTATTGGCCCAGAGTTTGAGAAGAGAGATGCTGTGCCTCCATACAGGGAGTCCAAACAGGCTGCGAAACTGAAGCGCAAA GAGGAGAGGGACAAGACCACTGGAGCCGGCTGGTTTAACATGAGGGCTCCAGAAATGACAGAGGAATTAAAGGGTGACCTCAAAGCACTGAAAATGCGTGGAGCAATGGACCCCAAGCGGTTTTATAAGAAGAATGATAGAGATGGATTCCCCAAGTACTTCCAG GTTGCTACAGTAGTAGATAACCCTGTGGACTTCTACCATTCCCGTGTCCCGAAGAAAGACCGGAAGAGAACCATGGTGGAGGAGTTGCTTGCTGATGCAGAGTTCAGACA